In Rattus norvegicus strain BN/NHsdMcwi chromosome 3, GRCr8, whole genome shotgun sequence, a genomic segment contains:
- the Muc15 gene encoding mucin-15 isoform X1, which translates to MLTLAKIALISSLFISLPFGRPQKQNLRRNVTQHTIEDVKTMRNKSIHLERRINATSENRSDISNLMVTAPSLLDLSTTFKATNSSRNFPTASSTESPKPPSTHSIPPLVQGFVSKLPLNSSVADVNPLQVSEHSNSTHSPLSGNFTWSLDNDTMNSPKDMSSTVSLFPPPPKTTPVTPFTAEPNGWFGTNDNFAGFTPYQEKTTLQPTLKFTNNSKLFPNASDTPKETKNTGIVFGAILGAILGASLLSLVGYLLCGQRKTDSFSHQRLYDDRNEPVLRLDNAPEPYDVNFGNSSYYNRAVSDSSMPEGGESAHDSIPMDAIPPLRTSM; encoded by the exons ATGTTGACCTTAGCCAAAATTGCATTGATTTCAAGTCTGTTCATTTCATTACCATTTGGGAGACCTCAGAAACAAAATCTAAGAAGAAATGTAACTCAGCACACTATAGAAGATGtgaaaacaatgagaaacaaatcGATTCATTTGGAAAGAAGAATAAATGCAACTTCAGAAAACAGAAGTGATATCTCCAATCTCATGGTGACGGCTCCTTCTCTTTTGGATTTATCCACAACCTTCAAAGCAACAAATTCCAGCAGAAACTTTCCAACAGCTAGTTCAACTGAGAGTCCAAAACCTCCCTCCACACATTCCATTCCTCCCTTGGTTCAGGGCTTTGTTTCCAAGTTGCCTTTGAACTCATCCGTAGCCGATGTAAATCCTTTACAGGTCTCAGAACATTCCAATTCTACACATTCTCCATTGTCGGGAAATTTTACTTGGTCTTTGGACAATGACACAATGAACAGTCCTAAAGATATGTCCAGTACAGTtagcctcttccctcctcctccaaaGACCACACCCGTGACTCCTTTCACAGCTGAACCTAATGGATGGTTTGGCACAAATGACAACTTTGCTGGTTTTACCCCATATCAAGAAAAAACAACTTTACAGCCTACCTTAAAATTCACCAATAATTCAAAACTTTTCCCCAATGCATCAGACACCCCaaaag agaCTAAGAACACAGGGATAGTATTTGGAGCCATTTTAGGAGCTATCCTGGGTGCTTCTCTGCTTAGCCTTGTTGGCTACTTATTGTGTGGACAACGGAAAACAGATTCATTTTCCCATCAGCGACTTTATGATGACAGAAACGAACCAG TTCTGCGATTAGACAATGCACCAGAACCTTATGATGTCAATTTTGGAAATTCTAGTTACTACAACCGAGCTGTGAGTGATTCATCCATGCCTGAAGGGGGAGAAAGTGCGCATGATAGCATTCCCATGGATGCCATACCTCCACTTCGCACCTCCATGTAA
- the Muc15 gene encoding mucin-15 isoform X2, protein MLTLAKIALISSLFISLPFGRPQKQNLRRNVTQHTIEDVKTMRNKSIHLERRINATSENRSDISNLMVTAPSLLDLSTTFKATNSSRNFPTASSTESPKPPSTHSIPPLVQGFVSKLPLNSSVADVNPLQVSEHSNSTHSPLSGNFTWSLDNDTMNSPKDMSSTVSLFPPPPKTTPVTPFTAEPNGWFGTNDNFAGFTPYQEKTTLQPTLKFTNNSKLFPNASDTPKETKNTGIVFGAILGAILGASLLSLVGYLLCGQRKTDSFSHQRLYDDRNEPVTTTEL, encoded by the exons ATGTTGACCTTAGCCAAAATTGCATTGATTTCAAGTCTGTTCATTTCATTACCATTTGGGAGACCTCAGAAACAAAATCTAAGAAGAAATGTAACTCAGCACACTATAGAAGATGtgaaaacaatgagaaacaaatcGATTCATTTGGAAAGAAGAATAAATGCAACTTCAGAAAACAGAAGTGATATCTCCAATCTCATGGTGACGGCTCCTTCTCTTTTGGATTTATCCACAACCTTCAAAGCAACAAATTCCAGCAGAAACTTTCCAACAGCTAGTTCAACTGAGAGTCCAAAACCTCCCTCCACACATTCCATTCCTCCCTTGGTTCAGGGCTTTGTTTCCAAGTTGCCTTTGAACTCATCCGTAGCCGATGTAAATCCTTTACAGGTCTCAGAACATTCCAATTCTACACATTCTCCATTGTCGGGAAATTTTACTTGGTCTTTGGACAATGACACAATGAACAGTCCTAAAGATATGTCCAGTACAGTtagcctcttccctcctcctccaaaGACCACACCCGTGACTCCTTTCACAGCTGAACCTAATGGATGGTTTGGCACAAATGACAACTTTGCTGGTTTTACCCCATATCAAGAAAAAACAACTTTACAGCCTACCTTAAAATTCACCAATAATTCAAAACTTTTCCCCAATGCATCAGACACCCCaaaag agaCTAAGAACACAGGGATAGTATTTGGAGCCATTTTAGGAGCTATCCTGGGTGCTTCTCTGCTTAGCCTTGTTGGCTACTTATTGTGTGGACAACGGAAAACAGATTCATTTTCCCATCAGCGACTTTATGATGACAGAAACGAACCAG TTACTACAACCGAGCTGTGA